The DNA sequence AAATCTGAGTCTGACTACTTGCTGTTGTTGAGGAGTTAATTCCCCCAACAGTTTTTGTAAGTCCTGACGCATCAACTCTTGAGTAATATAATTATCTGGAGATACTCCTTCATCTTCTAAAAGCTCTGATAACTCGGTATCTTGGTTATCTCCCACTTTGACATCTAAAGAGATGGGTTGACGAGCAATACTGAAATACTCCCTAATCTGAGCTGGTTCTAACTGCAAAGCCTCTGCTATTTCATTGGGGCTAGGACTTCTACCCAATTTTTGAGATAATTCTCTCTGAGTTTTTTTAATTTTATTCAGTTTTTCTGTGATATGAATAGGAAGACGAATAGTTCTAGCCTGTTGTGCGATCGCACGAGTAATCGCTTGACGAATCCACCAGTAAGCATAAGTAGAGAATTTAAAACCTTTGGTGGGGTCAAATTTTTCCACCCCTCTTTCTAGCCCAAGACTACCCTCTTGAATTAGATCTAAAAACTCCATATTACGCTTTTGATATTTTTTTGCGATCGCCACTACAAGCCGTAAATTAGCTTCGATCATTTTCTGTTTTGCCCGTTTGCCCTGATGAATTATTTTTTTCACCTCATTGGGGGTTTTATCTGCCTTCTGAGCCCATTCTTCCAGGGTTATTTCTCGACCCAACTTTTTTTCTAAGCTCTCTTTCACATCGTAGAGAGACATCATGTGTTGCACCTGTTTCCCAAAAACAATTTCTTGCTCATGACTTAAAAGAGGAACTTTCCCAATTTCTTGCAGATAGGTACGTACCATATCTACGGTATTCACTCTTCTTTTATCAACATCATTAATATTTGCAGTAACTTTAGCATTGGACATAGGGCTTTTTCTCTCCTAACTTTCAGCTCAATGTAGTTTTTCTGGGCAGGACTTTTCCAACCTTTTAATAATAATGCTAGTTTTAATGGCTTAAACTATTTTTTTAACATTATTGTACTTTCTATATAGACGTTTATTTATTTACAAAAGTTCACTTTTACAAAAATATTTTTAAATTAAAGCACCAAATCAATTTAAGCTATCGACTATTATGAATAGTGTTAATTTTCTTAACAAAAATAACTAGATTGCGCGCCTTGCTTCTATGATGACAGATTTATCTAAAGAAGGCTAGGATAATTTTTTGTGTGATCACCGAACTTTACTGTAGTGATATTCCCCTGTTCAGTAACGGAAAATGGGGGGAACGAGAAGAAATTGTCTTCATTACTAATTACTAATTGCTGATTGCTGATTGCTAATTGTTAATTACCTTTGCCCTTTTATTGCTTGAATTAATAGGAAGGTACAGAAGGATCAACTTCCTGACTCCAAGCCAAGATGCCTCCTTTGACGTTAATACCCTCAATACCCGCTTCTTTGAGAATTTGCAATGCCTTAGTCGAACGTCCACCCATTTTACAATGAGCAATTAAACGATGACCTTTTACATCAACTAATTCTCTAATTTTTTGTACTCCTTCTCCACTTTCAATATCAGATAAAGGAATCAAAACAGAGCCGGGG is a window from the Cyanobacterium sp. Dongsha4 genome containing:
- a CDS encoding RNA polymerase sigma factor, RpoD/SigA family, translated to MSNAKVTANINDVDKRRVNTVDMVRTYLQEIGKVPLLSHEQEIVFGKQVQHMMSLYDVKESLEKKLGREITLEEWAQKADKTPNEVKKIIHQGKRAKQKMIEANLRLVVAIAKKYQKRNMEFLDLIQEGSLGLERGVEKFDPTKGFKFSTYAYWWIRQAITRAIAQQARTIRLPIHITEKLNKIKKTQRELSQKLGRSPSPNEIAEALQLEPAQIREYFSIARQPISLDVKVGDNQDTELSELLEDEGVSPDNYITQELMRQDLQKLLGELTPQQQQVVRLRFGLEDGKELSLAKIGQRMNISRERVRQLEQQALAHLRKKRSSVKEYIVAS